Genomic window (Candidatus Bathyarchaeota archaeon):
CTATAACCGTTTGCGCAAGAATTTGCCCCCTAAACTGCCTGATCGCGTTTTTATTTGGGATGAAACTTTCAGAGAAGGCATCAAGGCACCCACGGTTTATTTAACTTACGTGGAGCAGGTTAGGCTTGCTAAGTTGATGGATGAATCAGGTGTTGCCATAATAAACGTGGGCTTTCCAGCGATATCTGAAGATGAGAAACGGAACGTTAAGCGTATTGTTAACGAGAGCTTTAGCTATTCAAAGCTTACCGCTTCAGCTGAACCTACAAAAAACAGCGTTACTGCCTGTTTAGAGTGCGGAATCAAAGAAATAACTATTGAGTCACCCTTTAACGGCTTGAACCTTCAATACAAGCTCAAGATTTCCAAAGAACAAGCTCTCCAGAGAATAGCTGACAGCATAGAATATGCAAAAAAACATGGTACAAACGTGAATTTCGTGCTCATGGATGGCACCCGAACCCCAATAGAAGACATCTTGCAGGCTTTCGAAGCAGCCGCCAACGCTGGCGCAATTCGCCTAGGAATAGCTGACACTGTGGGTTTTATAAGACCGCTTTCTATGCGCTATTTGATATCCCACATTCGAGATGGCTTGCCTGAGTCTATTAGAAAGAAAATCCCCCTCTCCATTCACTGCCACAATGACTTCGGCTTAGCCTCAGCCAACACGTTAGCCGCTATGGAAGAAGGTGTATCATACCTGCACACTTGCATTGCGGGTTTTGGTGAACGTGCTGGGATAGCGCCGTTTGAAGAGGTTGTGACAACTGCAGAGCTTCTCTATAACATTGACACTGGAATTGATATGGGCAAGATTTACCGTATTGCGCAATCAGCAGAGAAAGCGTTTGCCCTTCCGATTCAATTTCACAAACCGATAATCGGCGAGAACATTTTCACGCATGAAGTTGAGGAAGAGGTTGAGGAAATGATGTCTCAACCACTCATTTACGAGCCCTTCCCGCCTGAAATCGTGGGCAGAGAAACCATGATTTTCATCGGCAGAAACACAGGTCAAACGCTCATCCAAAAACTCTTAGAAAACGCTGGAATCAGAGCTTCGCCACGCCAAATGGACGAACTCTTTAGACGCATTAAGGGTCCACAAGAAAGTCTCGACAAAGGTGAAGCCCAAATGACGTACTATCAAGTTAAAAAACTCATGAAGGACCTTCTCAAAGGGTATACCATGGAACAGTTCTGGCGCTTAGTTGAGCAAATAACAAGGCAAAAACCGAAACCGCAAAAAATTGACAAGAAACAATTGCAGGAAACCGCTGACCAACTGATAACCTAAAACAAAAGTTGCCTCTTTACCTTCTCTGTTTCTTTTCGGCTAAGAGTCGTGGGATAATTGTAGATGGGACCACTGGGCTTTTCATTGTAAAACGGACGATTACAGTCAGGACAACCAGAAGTTCGAAAAGCCAAGCCACTGTCGATTTCAGCTTCCAAATTTTGCCTTGTTACCCCGAAACAGATAATGGTGCCTTCATCATTAAAGCGCATATCCTCAACTCTAGCTTTCCCATTGACGATTAAGTGTCTGGCAAGTTGAACACGCCTATAAGACTCCAAAGGTGGAGGCAATTTTTCTTCCATTGCTGTGCCGCGCACTGGTGTAAAAGCAAAAAGCGCTGGCAATACGCTCATGTCAACGCATTTCTGAATAATCGCAACAGCTTCTTTCTCGGTTTCGCCTAACCCAAGAATCAAATGAGTGCTAACGTTGCCTCTTCCAAAAACAGCGTTCGCATCGTTGAGAAGACGGAATTGGCTTTCCCAAGAATAGGTGCCGCCTGCGTCTTTGCCCTTAACTTTGTCGAACAGTGCCTTGGTTGCGGCATCTAGTGCTATGCCTAACCTGTCAACGCCTGCTTTTGCCAGTAGCTTCATGTTTTCTTTGTTGAGGGGTTGACAAGAAACCGAGACAGGAACGGCGGCGTGTTTTTTGATTTCTTTAACTAACGCAACAAGATGAACAAAAACGCTGGGGTAATTTAGGGCTTGGATGCAGACTCGCTTGATTTTTTCCTTATCCGATGTTACGCTTAGCGCTTTTAGAACTTTGGCGGTTGGGAAGGCTGGCCATGTGACTCTGGACAAAAGTTCAGTATTGCTTTTGCTGCCTCTTGCTTGCGGGCAGAAACCACAGTTTGCTGAGCACTTGCCAGTCTTGTGCGTCATTAGGTATGCCGTTGTGGGCTCCGCATCCATTTTTCCTTCCAGAAGACCAAGAACGATGGCAGTGCCTACGGAAACTCGAACTTGCGCTGGCAGTTCAGTTTTGTTTTTGAGTTTTGTTTCTGGCAAAGGACGCACCGAAATTTATGTGAAAGTAGTGGTGGCGATAAGTTAAACGTTTTTTCTAGTTAAGCTGATTATGCGGCTTGTGAGTGAGAGCAAAAAGAAGCCCATAAAGGCAAACTGAACAAAGCTAAACATTGCTTGTACTGGTGAAATTAAGGTTAAGGCTATACCTATATAGAGTGCACTTCCCAGGTACCTGCCTACTGGGTCATAGATTTTTTTGGCATAGTGACTTGTAACTAAGAATTGACCAAACGCTGCGATTATGAGTAGAAGTAACCAAACGGGGTACAATCCGCTAACGTAAAAGATTGCAAATATACCAATTACGAAACTAAAGTCAGTTGTAGCGTCATAGTAAGCGCCAAACTTTGAGGTCACATTGAGCTTTCTGGCTAAGTAGCCGTCCACTGAGTCTGTGGCTACACAAAAAGCAAACAGAAGCAAACATGAAGTCGCATTGCCTTCATTAAAGAGGAAAAAGAAGAGCGGGAGAAATGCGATTCGTAGCGAAGTTATCGCCGTTGGGATAACGATTAGGTATTTCATGGCTGCACCCTTAGGGTGTTATGTTTTTTGCAGCGTTAAACATGTCTTGCGCGGCAGTCCCGCCTCTGAAAGCTTGTAGCGTCGCTATAAGGTTTCCGTTGGCGTTCTGCACTTTCGTGTTCATGTTTTCTTGTGCATGCAAAGGATCCATGCCTCCTGCAATAACCATGACTACTGTGTCGATGCCGTTTAAGTCTCCGATTCTGTCAAGGTGGTTTGTTATTGTTGGTCCAGGGTTAAAGTCGTAAATTGGCCAGCCCAATACCAGCAGCGAGTATTTGGATAGGTCGGTTGGTGCTTGCGCGCTTGCGGTTGTGATTTCTACTCGCCAGCCGCTGGATACAAGTCCATCAGCGAAGGAGTAGGTTACGTTTCGTGCAAAGTCTGTTAAGCCTGGATGGTAAATGATAAGAGCGGTTTTTGCGCCTTGCGCGTTTAGTACTTCAACGTTTGAGGAGACTTCTCTGTAAACGCTCCATTCAAGGTAGCCTACGATGCCGATCAGCACAGCCAAGATAATCAGTAAAGTTGTCAGCAAGATTTTCTTCCACCTTTTCTGTGGCCAAAACCTCAAGTTTTCACCTCCGCTTTTGCGTGTTCCTTGAGCATTTTTAATGCTGTGTCTGCCCACTCTACGCTGGCTTGAGATATGCTCTTGCCAAGCAGAATCGTGAGTAACACGTAAAAGTGGGATTCGTTTTGGTTTAAGATTGGTTTGATGTTTTCAAGGAAGAGATTCATGGTCTGCAGGGTTTTTTGGTTTCTGTCCTTGAACTCTTCAATGTGTTTTTGGTTTAATTCTGGATAAGCTTGGTCGCCAAAGATTAGTTTAAGCAGAAACTCGTACTTGTGAACTTCTTTTTTTGCAGGTTTGACAAGCCAAGCTTGCAGTTCTTTGATTCCTGTAGCGGTGATTGTGTAGACTTTGCGGTTGGGACCATTTTGGTTGATTTCTACTTTTTTGGTTATGAGCTTGTTTTTTTCAAGTTCTTTTAGTGTTGGGTAGATTTGTCCGTAGCTTAGGTCCCAAAAGTAACTCATGCGTGTTGCCACGGATTTTTTTATGTCATATCCGCTCATGGGGTTGTGGCTTAAGAGGCCCAGGAGAACATATTTTGCGTTGTTGCCTTTCATTACGATTGCCTTCCTTATAGCTTATTGTTATATATCACTTAGATATATACCTTGCGGATATAGACTATCACATTATAACCCCCTGACTTTTTGGCTTGCGACAGGTGTTTGTTTGGCATAACTTTATTATTCCACTGTGAAAATTTACACTCGGTTGAAAAAGAATACTCATGCCCATCCAAAAGGGCTCTGGGTTGGTCAAATGGCACAGTTAACTGATTTAGGCTTCGTGAAAGGCGTAATTTTTGAGACCATACTTTCAACCTACAACAGTGATGGAACACCCAACGCTGCACCCATGGGCATTACCATGCAGAACCAGCAAAAACTCACGTTCAACCTGTTTGATTCCTCAGCAACCAGCCGAAACCTCAGAGCCAACAAATGCGGAGTCATAAACCTAACAAGCAACATAGAGCTTTTCTACAAAACCGCCTTCAAAGAAGCAAACCCAAACGGAAAACTACCCACGGAGTGGTTTGAGAAATCACAAACCGTTAATGCCCCTAAGTTGCGCTTGGCTGATGCAACAGTTGAAGTTACAGTTGCAGGCATAGAGTCGCTTGACGATGAGAAAAATAGAGTCTTCTTGAATGTGGAGCGGATTGATGCCGTGAGGAGTTATCCGCAAGTTTACAACCGTGCGATGGCATTAACTTTGGAAGCCATAATCCATGCTACCCGCGTAAAAGCGTTCATCAACAGTCCCCAAGAAAAAGAACGTGTTGGCAAGCTTTTGGAAATGATTAAAAACAGCGATGAAATTGTAAACCGCGTAGCTCCCAACTCAGCGTATTCTACGGTTATGGCTGATTTAACGAAAAGAATCGACTCTTGGAGGAATAGGCAGTGAAGGTTTTGGTTAAGACTCCAGCTAGGCTTCATCTTGGATTAATAGATATGAACGGTGATTTGGGGCGGATGTTTGGCGGCTTAGGCGTAGCCATAGATCACCCAAACGTAATAGTCGAAGCCGAACACTCAGAAAAATTTGT
Coding sequences:
- a CDS encoding radical SAM protein; translation: MPETKLKNKTELPAQVRVSVGTAIVLGLLEGKMDAEPTTAYLMTHKTGKCSANCGFCPQARGSKSNTELLSRVTWPAFPTAKVLKALSVTSDKEKIKRVCIQALNYPSVFVHLVALVKEIKKHAAVPVSVSCQPLNKENMKLLAKAGVDRLGIALDAATKALFDKVKGKDAGGTYSWESQFRLLNDANAVFGRGNVSTHLILGLGETEKEAVAIIQKCVDMSVLPALFAFTPVRGTAMEEKLPPPLESYRRVQLARHLIVNGKARVEDMRFNDEGTIICFGVTRQNLEAEIDSGLAFRTSGCPDCNRPFYNEKPSGPIYNYPTTLSRKETEKVKRQLLF
- a CDS encoding CDP-alcohol phosphatidyltransferase family protein, translated to MKYLIVIPTAITSLRIAFLPLFFFLFNEGNATSCLLLFAFCVATDSVDGYLARKLNVTSKFGAYYDATTDFSFVIGIFAIFYVSGLYPVWLLLLIIAAFGQFLVTSHYAKKIYDPVGRYLGSALYIGIALTLISPVQAMFSFVQFAFMGFFLLSLTSRIISLTRKNV
- a CDS encoding DUF447 family protein, producing the protein MAQLTDLGFVKGVIFETILSTYNSDGTPNAAPMGITMQNQQKLTFNLFDSSATSRNLRANKCGVINLTSNIELFYKTAFKEANPNGKLPTEWFEKSQTVNAPKLRLADATVEVTVAGIESLDDEKNRVFLNVERIDAVRSYPQVYNRAMALTLEAIIHATRVKAFINSPQEKERVGKLLEMIKNSDEIVNRVAPNSAYSTVMADLTKRIDSWRNRQ
- a CDS encoding PadR family transcriptional regulator, yielding MKGNNAKYVLLGLLSHNPMSGYDIKKSVATRMSYFWDLSYGQIYPTLKELEKNKLITKKVEINQNGPNRKVYTITATGIKELQAWLVKPAKKEVHKYEFLLKLIFGDQAYPELNQKHIEEFKDRNQKTLQTMNLFLENIKPILNQNESHFYVLLTILLGKSISQASVEWADTALKMLKEHAKAEVKT